A window of Cryptomeria japonica chromosome 3, Sugi_1.0, whole genome shotgun sequence contains these coding sequences:
- the LOC131078599 gene encoding F-box/kelch-repeat protein At1g80440-like: protein MGSLFPSLPDEIVLECLLRVKLNSHPKLRCVCKSWNAALKSPYFYEERKRLKISEQRFFMLQTKGRIIDGISNRVAVYNLENNSCKSLPPVPGPIYSIEHCHFVKQKLVLITDIVRDSTRICVWLFDFASCKWRRGATMLRWLEDFTSAADEDGGLIYVGGGFDRSGKPVRSASVYNVEEDKWDVLPDINALVVDMYTIFRSAFADGKFYVMGSWSAPSFEAFDSYTRSETVENRFNCWCSFVTAPFGRLYFLSDKGLIEYDCSQDKWNIVGPIPTKDWDLHIEFAVMVGHKIFVCKYHPHQGQGYYMVELPNETGGAIKLFRIRKPRGLQGQPICAATLNV from the coding sequence ATGGGATCTCTGTTTCCTTCTCTTCCAGATGAAATTGTGTTGGAATGCCTTCTGAGGGTGAAATTGAACTCTCATCCCAAACTCAGGTGTGTCTGCAAAAGTTGGAACGCCGCATTGAAAAGCCCCTATTTTTATGAAGAAAGAAAACGATTGAAGATTTCAGAGCAACGATTTTTTATGCTCCAGACTAAAGGGAGAATAATAGATGGCATTAGCAACAGAGTAGCAGTATATAACCTGGAGAACAACTCCTGCAAAAGCTTACCGCCCGTTCCGGGACCAATTTACTCCATCGAACACTGCCATTTTGTGAAACAAAAGCTGGTTTTGATAACGGATATTGTTCGCGACTCTACAAGAATCTGTGTATGGTTGTTCGATTTTGCTTCTTGTAAATGGCGGCGAGGTGCTACAATGCTTAGATGGTTGGAAGATTTTACCTCCGCAGCGGATGAGGACGGCGGACTGATTTACGTTGGTGGAGGGTTTGACAGGTCTGGCAAACCGGTCCGTAGCGCTTCAGTTTATAATGTGGAGGAGGACAAATGGGATGTTCTCCCCGACATTAACGCTTTAGTGGTGGACATGTATACAATTTTTAGAAGTGCTTTTGCTGACGGTAAGTTTTATGTAATGGGCAGCTGGTCTGCGCCCAGCTTTGAGGCTTTTGATTCCTACACGAGAAGCGAAACTGTGGAGAATAGATTCAACTGTTGGTGTTCATTTGTGACTGCGCCATTTGGGCGATTGTATTTCTTGTCTGATAAGGGATTGATTGAATATGATTGTAGCCAAGATAAATGGAACATTGTAGGGCCTATTCCAACCAAGGATTGGGACCTACATATTGAATTCGCTGTAATGGTTGGCCATAAAATCTTTGTTTGCAAATATCATCCCCATCAAGGTCAAGGTTATTATATGGTCGAACTTCCAAATGAGACAGGAGGAGCAATCAAGTTGTTTCGAATAAGGAAACCACGGGGCCTCCAGGGTCAGCCTATATGTGCTGCTAccctgaatgtttga